In a single window of the Micrococcaceae bacterium Sec5.7 genome:
- the glgX gene encoding glycogen debranching protein GlgX gives MVMPLLDTASTVDASQAIPLGISVPRTGSPATDDPSRACANVAVYAPGVTTLEIAYQAPGGNWRLQTLPNVTDGVHHGIVEGLPPGSRYGFRTTPKKEALPLSVPTLDFDDDGGQPLLMDPYGHAVDQRGRFLTSVRMSSDFDWGSDQSPRLPWRNTIIYEAHVRGQSMLHPDIPAELRGTYAGMAHPAMIEHLTGLGITAVQLLPVHFHLDEPHLQNLGLTNYWGYNTAAFFAPHPGYATRSAQDAGPHAVQDEFKGMVKLLHAAGLEVILDVVYNHTAEGGPNGQTLSFRGLGEGEYYRTDGHGRYLDTTGCGNSLNFGEPRVVQLVLDSLRYWATEFHIDGFRFDLAVTLCRDASNDFDPSHPFLMAIAADPVLSRVKLIAEPWDVGYGGWQTGRFPTGWVDWNDHFRDGVRSFWVADRASIDAGGQAGSVARLADAMSGSASLFEGSGRSRLASVNLITAHDGFTLSDLVSYDRKHNEANGEQNRDGHGDNLSYNHGFEGRTEDESIHAQRAQTSRNLMASLMISLGVPMITAGDEIARTQQGNNNAYCQDNPIAWLDWTSTPESHAMLRSTKRVIRLRKEFLAGQPRHYPVRDEQSYLYWFDEDGQPMSMDGWNNPGHRVVQLLLGSDDGEVAGLVVVNGTPADVKITLPKVTNDDGAGSRLFELRLTTSELHDRRQGGRVASGERDVVQANSIDIYRT, from the coding sequence ATGGTTATGCCTCTCTTAGACACAGCTTCCACCGTGGACGCCTCGCAGGCGATTCCTCTCGGTATCAGCGTTCCGCGCACGGGTTCCCCTGCAACGGACGACCCTTCGCGAGCCTGCGCAAACGTAGCGGTCTACGCGCCCGGTGTCACCACGCTGGAAATTGCGTATCAGGCGCCCGGCGGGAACTGGCGGCTCCAGACTCTGCCGAACGTCACCGACGGTGTCCATCACGGCATTGTGGAGGGCCTCCCTCCGGGGTCTCGGTACGGATTCCGGACCACTCCGAAGAAAGAGGCGCTGCCGCTGTCGGTCCCCACCCTGGATTTTGACGACGACGGCGGCCAACCGTTGCTGATGGACCCTTACGGCCACGCCGTGGACCAGCGCGGACGATTCCTGACGAGCGTCCGGATGTCCAGTGACTTTGACTGGGGCTCGGACCAGAGTCCCCGGCTGCCCTGGCGGAACACCATCATCTACGAGGCCCACGTCCGCGGCCAGAGCATGCTGCACCCCGATATTCCGGCGGAGCTGCGGGGCACCTACGCGGGAATGGCGCATCCGGCCATGATCGAACACCTGACAGGACTGGGCATCACGGCAGTCCAGTTGCTGCCGGTTCACTTCCACCTGGACGAGCCGCACCTGCAGAACCTCGGCCTGACCAACTACTGGGGCTACAACACAGCCGCGTTTTTTGCCCCGCATCCCGGGTACGCCACCAGGTCCGCCCAGGACGCCGGACCGCACGCCGTCCAGGATGAGTTCAAGGGCATGGTCAAGCTGCTCCACGCCGCCGGCCTCGAGGTGATTCTCGACGTCGTCTACAACCACACGGCCGAGGGCGGCCCGAATGGCCAGACGCTGAGTTTCCGTGGTCTCGGAGAAGGGGAGTACTACCGTACGGACGGCCACGGCAGATACCTGGACACCACAGGCTGCGGCAACAGCCTGAATTTCGGCGAACCCCGCGTGGTGCAGCTCGTGCTGGACTCGCTGCGGTACTGGGCGACTGAATTCCACATTGACGGGTTCCGCTTCGACCTCGCCGTGACGCTGTGCCGCGATGCATCGAACGACTTCGATCCCAGCCATCCCTTCCTCATGGCAATCGCGGCGGATCCCGTCCTTTCCAGGGTCAAACTCATCGCGGAACCCTGGGATGTCGGCTATGGCGGCTGGCAGACAGGCCGGTTCCCCACCGGGTGGGTGGACTGGAATGACCATTTCCGCGATGGGGTTCGCTCCTTCTGGGTAGCCGACCGGGCTTCCATTGACGCGGGCGGCCAGGCCGGTTCCGTGGCGCGGCTGGCGGACGCTATGTCCGGATCGGCGAGCCTCTTTGAAGGATCAGGCCGTTCACGGCTTGCCTCGGTCAACCTCATCACGGCGCATGACGGCTTCACGCTCTCTGACCTTGTCTCGTATGACCGCAAGCACAATGAGGCCAACGGGGAACAGAACCGTGACGGCCACGGCGACAACCTGAGCTACAACCACGGTTTCGAGGGCCGCACCGAGGATGAGAGCATCCACGCCCAGCGGGCCCAGACCAGCCGCAACCTGATGGCTTCGCTGATGATTTCCCTCGGCGTTCCCATGATCACGGCAGGCGATGAAATAGCTCGTACCCAGCAGGGCAACAACAACGCCTACTGCCAGGACAACCCCATCGCCTGGCTGGACTGGACCAGCACGCCGGAATCCCACGCCATGCTGCGCAGCACCAAGCGCGTCATCCGTCTACGCAAGGAATTCCTTGCCGGCCAGCCCCGTCACTACCCGGTGCGGGACGAACAGTCGTACCTGTACTGGTTCGATGAAGACGGCCAGCCCATGTCCATGGACGGCTGGAATAACCCCGGGCACAGGGTGGTCCAGCTGCTTTTGGGTTCCGACGACGGTGAGGTGGCCGGGCTCGTGGTGGTCAACGGCACCCCGGCCGACGTCAAGATCACCCTGCCCAAGGTCACCAACGACGACGGCGCCGGCAGCCGGCTATTTGAGCTCCGGTTGACCACATCCGAACTCCATGACCGCCGCCAGGGCGGCCGGGTGGCCTCAGGTGAACGGGACGTTGTGCAGGCAAACTCCATCGACATCTACCGAACATAG
- a CDS encoding GntR family transcriptional regulator, with translation MQRRPGDAATGRQKAYEYLRDQILVDPGMQGKFVNEQELARDIGVSRTPVREALLLLVSDGLIELIPNRGALIPVISGRQIAELFELRGVLERHAAATTIKSGAVPVAEMARTLDEQRQALSAEGVLNGTGRNRATEFIRLDQHFHQLLIDAGSNELISQTYSKLRARQVFVGVEALFRTHDRQSRVCDEHQVIVEALRRGDVDAAQAAIDHHLAVTLDLFLRA, from the coding sequence ATGCAACGACGACCGGGGGACGCGGCTACAGGCCGGCAAAAAGCCTACGAGTATTTGCGTGACCAGATCCTTGTGGACCCTGGCATGCAGGGGAAATTTGTCAACGAACAGGAACTCGCCCGCGACATCGGGGTGTCCCGGACGCCAGTCCGTGAAGCGCTGCTCCTGCTGGTCTCCGACGGGCTGATAGAGCTGATCCCCAACCGGGGAGCACTCATTCCGGTGATCTCCGGCCGCCAGATCGCAGAGCTGTTCGAGCTGCGCGGTGTCCTGGAGCGACATGCCGCCGCAACAACCATCAAATCCGGTGCAGTGCCGGTGGCTGAGATGGCCCGGACGCTGGACGAGCAGCGCCAGGCACTGTCCGCCGAGGGCGTGCTCAACGGAACGGGGCGCAATCGGGCCACCGAATTCATCCGGCTGGATCAGCATTTTCATCAGCTCCTCATTGACGCCGGCTCCAACGAACTGATTTCCCAGACGTACAGCAAGCTCCGGGCACGCCAGGTGTTCGTTGGGGTGGAGGCACTCTTCCGGACCCATGACCGGCAAAGCCGGGTTTGCGATGAGCATCAAGTGATTGTGGAAGCGCTCCGGCGAGGCGATGTGGATGCTGCACAAGCAGCCATTGACCACCACCTCGCCGTCACGCTTGATCTTTTCCTGCGGGCCTGA
- a CDS encoding carbon-nitrogen hydrolase family protein yields MRVALAQVITGRDPAENLAVLEDYARQAKDGGAELVVFPEATMRAFGNSLVDIAEPLDGPWASRVREIAASLGVVIVAGMFTPGTSHGDQRKVRNTLLATGPGVNASYDKIHLFDAFGFLESDTVEPGTGPVTFEAGGVTFGLATCYDIRFPALFTANAARGAFANIVCASWGPGPGKVDQWRLLARARAVDTTTYVLACGQGDPATQGVEAKGAAPTGVGHSAVVSPLGEILDTLDGAPGLLFAELDPVVVQEARKKLPVLANRRDL; encoded by the coding sequence GTGCGAGTTGCACTTGCTCAAGTCATCACGGGCCGCGATCCGGCCGAAAATCTTGCTGTTCTGGAAGACTACGCCCGCCAGGCGAAGGATGGCGGCGCGGAGCTGGTGGTGTTCCCGGAAGCTACGATGCGCGCCTTTGGAAATTCCCTGGTGGACATTGCCGAGCCCCTCGACGGCCCATGGGCCTCCCGGGTGCGCGAGATCGCTGCCTCCCTGGGCGTCGTGATCGTGGCCGGCATGTTCACCCCCGGAACGTCCCATGGCGACCAACGCAAAGTCCGCAACACGCTGCTTGCCACGGGCCCGGGCGTGAACGCCAGCTACGACAAGATCCACCTCTTTGACGCTTTCGGCTTTCTGGAATCGGACACCGTGGAACCGGGAACCGGACCGGTGACTTTCGAAGCCGGCGGTGTGACATTCGGTCTGGCCACCTGCTACGACATCAGATTCCCTGCCCTTTTCACGGCTAATGCGGCCCGTGGCGCTTTCGCCAACATTGTCTGTGCATCCTGGGGTCCAGGTCCCGGCAAGGTGGACCAGTGGCGGCTGCTGGCCCGCGCCCGAGCGGTGGACACCACCACATATGTGCTGGCCTGTGGCCAGGGTGATCCCGCCACCCAGGGCGTTGAAGCCAAGGGCGCGGCCCCCACCGGAGTGGGGCATTCCGCCGTCGTGTCCCCGCTCGGCGAGATCCTTGACACGCTCGACGGCGCCCCGGGCCTCCTGTTCGCGGAACTGGATCCCGTCGTCGTACAGGAAGCCCGCAAGAAGCTCCCGGTCCTGGCCAACCGCCGGGACCTTTAA
- the rlmB gene encoding 23S rRNA (guanosine(2251)-2'-O)-methyltransferase RlmB: MANNGRRSVKMKKGPTVGTGGHGRKALEGKGPTPKAEDRPYHKAHKNKQLSERSEAKRGTGRSTGARSGPKGRATEEVVTGRNSVVEALRAGIPAKALHIAIRIEMDDRVKESLKLAAERGIPLMETGKPELDRMTEDAVHQGLVLQIPPYEYQDAYDLAEQTVDRWKKGHVSNAPLFVALDGITDPRNLGAIIRSVSAFSGHGVIVPERRSVGVTASAWKTSAGAAVRVPVARAANLNSALKQFKNMGIFVLGLDGDGDVSLPDLTLATEPVCIVVGSEGKGLSRLVRENCDQIVSIPIDSAMESLNASMAVGISLYEVSRQRATK; this comes from the coding sequence ATGGCCAACAACGGTCGCCGGTCGGTCAAAATGAAGAAGGGCCCCACCGTCGGAACCGGTGGCCATGGCCGCAAGGCTCTGGAAGGAAAGGGCCCCACGCCCAAGGCGGAAGACCGCCCGTACCACAAGGCCCACAAGAATAAGCAGCTTTCCGAGCGGTCTGAGGCCAAGCGCGGCACCGGCCGCAGCACCGGAGCCCGTTCAGGCCCGAAGGGCCGCGCCACGGAGGAAGTGGTCACCGGCCGTAACTCGGTGGTTGAAGCATTGCGCGCCGGCATTCCGGCCAAGGCACTTCACATTGCTATCCGCATCGAGATGGATGACCGTGTCAAGGAATCCCTCAAGCTGGCGGCCGAACGAGGCATCCCCCTGATGGAAACCGGCAAGCCTGAGCTTGACCGCATGACCGAGGACGCTGTCCACCAGGGCCTCGTGCTGCAGATCCCGCCGTACGAATACCAGGACGCCTACGATCTTGCAGAGCAGACTGTGGATCGGTGGAAAAAGGGCCACGTATCCAACGCGCCACTCTTTGTGGCCCTGGATGGCATCACTGATCCCCGCAACCTGGGTGCAATCATCCGCTCGGTCTCGGCATTCAGTGGACACGGCGTCATTGTTCCTGAGCGCCGCTCTGTGGGCGTCACCGCTTCAGCCTGGAAGACCAGTGCGGGTGCGGCCGTCCGCGTTCCCGTGGCCCGTGCCGCCAATCTGAACAGCGCCTTGAAGCAATTCAAAAACATGGGCATCTTTGTTCTGGGACTCGACGGCGACGGCGACGTCTCGCTGCCCGACCTCACCCTCGCAACCGAACCGGTCTGCATCGTGGTCGGCTCCGAAGGAAAGGGCCTGAGCCGCCTGGTCCGCGAAAACTGCGACCAGATCGTCTCCATCCCGATCGACTCCGCCATGGAATCGCTGAACGCCTCCATGGCCGTCGGTATCTCCCTGTACGAAGTCTCCCGCCAGCGCGCGACTAAGTAA
- the cysS gene encoding cysteine--tRNA ligase, whose translation MTLRFYDTASAEVRDFTPLTPGKASLYYCGATVQGMPHVGHIRSAIAFDQLTRWLEYRGFRATVVRNVTDIDDKILARSAASFGPDFEDEPGSVRQEEWWALAYRYEQEFLKAYDTLGVSRPTYEPRATGHIPEMHVLIQQLIDLGHAYPALDDSGDVYFDVRSWSKYGSLTRQKIDDMQSAADADPRGKKDPRDFALWKGYKEGEPTTASWVSPWGTGRPGWHLECSAMVTKYLGTEFDIHGGGLDLRFPHHENEMAQSQAAGHGFANFWMHNGMVTYQGEKMSKSIGNTVSPAEMLELASPRVVRYYLGQAQYRSVLDYQPTSLQEAAAAVERIDGFISRSVRALSGNGAFRSAGHGAVPDDFAAAMDDDLNVPQALGVVHETVRAGNNSLTTGDLDGVLQAFTSVTNMLGVLGIDSAAKPAMDEQASTALGVLVEAQLAARADARGSKNWAASDAIRDTLAAAGVDVEDGPDGARWSLQRG comes from the coding sequence GTGACCCTGCGCTTTTACGACACAGCATCCGCCGAAGTCCGTGACTTCACCCCTCTGACACCGGGCAAGGCGAGCCTTTACTACTGCGGCGCCACTGTGCAGGGAATGCCGCACGTGGGTCACATCCGCTCGGCAATTGCCTTTGACCAGCTCACGCGCTGGCTTGAATACCGCGGGTTCCGGGCCACGGTGGTCCGCAACGTCACCGACATCGATGACAAGATCCTGGCCAGGTCGGCGGCATCCTTCGGGCCGGACTTCGAGGACGAGCCCGGCTCTGTCCGGCAGGAAGAGTGGTGGGCGCTTGCCTACCGGTACGAGCAGGAATTTCTCAAGGCCTACGACACCCTGGGCGTATCACGTCCCACCTATGAGCCCCGCGCCACCGGCCACATCCCTGAGATGCACGTGCTCATCCAGCAGCTGATCGACCTCGGCCACGCCTACCCGGCGCTTGACGATTCCGGCGATGTCTATTTCGACGTGCGCTCCTGGAGCAAATACGGCTCGCTGACGCGGCAGAAGATCGATGACATGCAGAGCGCGGCCGATGCTGATCCCCGCGGTAAGAAAGACCCCCGCGACTTCGCGCTGTGGAAGGGCTACAAAGAAGGGGAGCCGACGACGGCAAGCTGGGTTTCGCCATGGGGCACCGGCCGCCCGGGCTGGCACCTCGAATGCTCCGCCATGGTCACCAAATACCTCGGCACGGAATTCGACATCCACGGCGGAGGCCTGGATTTGCGCTTCCCGCACCACGAGAACGAGATGGCCCAGTCACAGGCAGCCGGGCACGGCTTCGCGAATTTCTGGATGCACAACGGCATGGTCACCTATCAGGGCGAAAAGATGTCCAAGTCCATCGGCAACACCGTCAGCCCGGCAGAAATGCTGGAGCTCGCGTCGCCCCGGGTTGTCCGCTACTACCTCGGTCAGGCGCAGTACCGCTCCGTGCTGGACTATCAGCCCACGTCGCTGCAGGAAGCCGCCGCGGCAGTTGAGCGGATCGACGGTTTCATCAGCCGTTCGGTCCGGGCGCTTTCCGGCAACGGGGCGTTCCGGTCTGCCGGCCACGGCGCTGTTCCGGATGACTTTGCGGCGGCCATGGACGACGACCTCAACGTTCCGCAGGCGTTGGGTGTAGTGCACGAAACCGTCCGCGCCGGGAACAACTCACTCACAACAGGCGATCTCGACGGCGTTCTGCAGGCATTCACCAGCGTCACGAACATGCTTGGCGTACTCGGGATTGACAGCGCAGCAAAGCCCGCCATGGACGAACAGGCCAGCACCGCACTCGGCGTCCTTGTGGAAGCACAGCTCGCCGCACGGGCGGACGCGCGGGGCAGTAAGAACTGGGCCGCCTCGGACGCCATCCGGGACACACTCGCCGCAGCCGGCGTCGACGTCGAGGACGGTCCTGACGGCGCCCGCTGGAGCCTCCAGCGGGGCTGA
- the ispF gene encoding 2-C-methyl-D-erythritol 2,4-cyclodiphosphate synthase — translation MNLPRTGIGIDVHAYAPRDQPQPLWLGGLFWDGERGLAGHSDGDPVAHAAADALFSACGIGDLGTHFGTDRPELAGASGATLLAEAARIVRAEGFEIGNIAVQFVANRPKFGPRREESQRVLSEAAGAPVSVAATTSDGLGFTGRGEGISAVATALVCREGDHA, via the coding sequence ATGAATCTTCCGAGGACCGGAATCGGCATCGATGTCCACGCGTACGCTCCGAGGGACCAGCCCCAGCCGCTCTGGCTGGGGGGCCTGTTCTGGGATGGAGAGCGCGGCCTCGCAGGCCATTCCGACGGCGACCCCGTGGCCCACGCGGCAGCGGACGCCTTGTTTTCGGCCTGCGGAATCGGGGACCTTGGCACCCACTTCGGCACCGACCGGCCGGAACTCGCAGGGGCTTCCGGTGCCACACTGCTGGCTGAGGCCGCCCGGATCGTCAGGGCCGAGGGCTTCGAAATCGGCAACATTGCCGTGCAGTTCGTGGCCAACCGACCCAAGTTCGGACCGCGCCGCGAGGAATCGCAGCGAGTCCTGAGCGAGGCCGCCGGCGCGCCCGTCAGCGTCGCCGCCACCACCAGCGACGGACTCGGCTTCACCGGCCGAGGCGAAGGCATCTCGGCCGTAGCAACTGCGCTGGTATGCCGCGAAGGAGACCACGCGTGA
- the ispD gene encoding 2-C-methyl-D-erythritol 4-phosphate cytidylyltransferase produces the protein MNSPSTRPVTAVIVVAAGSGERLGYGMPKAKVPLGGEAMLTHALRGVAAAGLARQICVAVPKGDTGLRGLCDSFVAELEANLNAGHSGKPALHPVITVVDGGSTRSDSVRSGLAALQEGIEAVLVHDAARALTPESVFHRVVEALAAGAVAVIPVIPVVDTVKTVADTQGDDARIAPELVTGTAPREKLRAVQTPQGFDLATLRRAHEAAALFDDHQSASVTDDAMLVELLGVPVHAVHGATQSLKITTPLDLIIAEGLLEGPLGVRWVEG, from the coding sequence ATGAACAGTCCATCAACGCGCCCCGTCACCGCCGTCATTGTGGTGGCCGCAGGTTCCGGCGAACGCCTGGGCTACGGAATGCCCAAAGCCAAGGTACCGCTGGGCGGTGAAGCCATGCTCACACATGCCCTGCGCGGAGTTGCCGCAGCCGGGCTTGCCCGTCAGATCTGTGTGGCAGTGCCCAAGGGCGACACCGGGCTGCGCGGGCTCTGTGACTCATTCGTAGCGGAACTCGAGGCAAACCTGAACGCCGGGCATTCAGGCAAGCCGGCGCTGCATCCCGTCATCACTGTGGTCGACGGCGGGTCCACCCGTTCGGATTCCGTCAGGTCTGGCCTTGCAGCCTTGCAGGAAGGCATCGAAGCGGTACTGGTCCATGATGCCGCGCGGGCGCTTACCCCGGAGTCCGTCTTCCACCGGGTGGTGGAGGCGCTGGCCGCCGGAGCAGTTGCGGTCATCCCAGTCATCCCGGTGGTGGACACCGTCAAGACGGTGGCGGATACACAGGGCGACGACGCCCGGATCGCCCCTGAGCTGGTCACCGGAACAGCGCCCAGGGAGAAACTGCGGGCCGTCCAGACGCCGCAGGGCTTCGATCTGGCCACCCTGAGGCGCGCCCACGAGGCCGCGGCCTTGTTCGATGACCACCAGTCTGCCTCCGTCACCGACGATGCCATGCTGGTGGAGCTGCTCGGCGTTCCGGTACACGCCGTCCACGGCGCCACCCAATCCTTGAAAATCACCACCCCGCTTGACCTGATCATCGCCGAAGGCCTGCTCGAGGGCCCGCTGGGCGTCCGTTGGGTAGAAGGCTGA
- a CDS encoding CarD family transcriptional regulator translates to MVFEVGETVVYPHHGAAKIEEIKMRTVKGEEKMYLKLKVAQGDLTIEVPAENVDLVGVRDVVGKEGLEHVFEVLRAEFTEEPTNWSRRYKANLEKLASGDVIKVAEVVRDLWRRDHDRGLSAGEKRMLAKARQILISELALAEKTDEEKAASVLDEVLAS, encoded by the coding sequence ATGGTATTTGAGGTCGGCGAGACAGTAGTTTACCCTCACCACGGTGCTGCAAAAATTGAAGAAATCAAGATGCGCACTGTCAAGGGCGAAGAGAAGATGTATCTCAAGCTCAAGGTGGCTCAGGGTGATCTGACCATTGAAGTTCCAGCAGAGAACGTTGACCTTGTTGGGGTCCGGGACGTAGTGGGCAAAGAAGGTCTGGAGCACGTATTTGAGGTGCTGCGGGCCGAGTTCACTGAAGAACCCACCAACTGGTCACGTCGTTACAAGGCAAATCTGGAGAAGCTTGCTTCCGGTGACGTCATCAAGGTTGCAGAGGTCGTTCGTGACCTTTGGCGCCGTGATCACGATCGGGGCCTTTCCGCAGGTGAAAAGCGTATGCTGGCCAAGGCCCGTCAGATTCTGATTTCAGAATTGGCACTGGCTGAAAAGACGGACGAAGAGAAGGCTGCAAGCGTTCTCGACGAAGTTCTGGCTTCCTAA
- a CDS encoding response regulator transcription factor — protein MSRILIVEDEESFSDPLSYLLGKEGFEVGVVDNGLDAITEFDRNGADLVLLDLQLPGLSGTEVCRQLRQRSSVPVIMLTAKDSEIDKVVGLELGADDYVTKPYSSRELVARVRAVLRRQGEPEELISSTVQAGPVRMDIERHVVSVGGEQVSLPLKEFELLEMLLRNSGRVLTRGQLIDRVWGSDYVGDTKTLDVHVKRLRSKIEPDPSVPRYLVTVRGLGYKFEP, from the coding sequence TTGAGCAGGATTCTTATTGTCGAGGACGAAGAATCGTTCAGCGACCCGTTGTCCTATCTGCTGGGCAAGGAAGGTTTTGAGGTCGGGGTTGTGGACAACGGCCTGGACGCCATCACAGAGTTTGACCGCAACGGCGCCGACCTCGTGTTGTTGGACCTGCAGCTCCCGGGTCTGTCCGGCACCGAAGTCTGCCGCCAGCTTCGCCAGCGTTCCAGCGTGCCGGTCATCATGCTTACCGCCAAGGATTCGGAAATCGACAAGGTGGTGGGGCTGGAGCTTGGTGCGGACGATTATGTCACCAAGCCGTATTCCTCCCGCGAGCTCGTGGCCCGTGTGCGCGCTGTCCTGCGCCGCCAGGGCGAGCCCGAGGAACTGATCTCCTCCACCGTCCAGGCAGGTCCGGTACGTATGGATATCGAGCGCCACGTGGTCAGTGTGGGCGGGGAACAGGTATCCCTGCCGCTCAAGGAGTTTGAACTTCTGGAGATGCTCCTCCGCAACTCCGGCCGCGTCCTGACACGCGGCCAGCTGATCGACCGTGTCTGGGGCTCCGACTATGTGGGCGACACCAAAACCCTCGACGTCCATGTGAAGAGGCTCCGCAGCAAAATCGAACCGGACCCCTCGGTGCCTCGATACCTCGTCACCGTCCGGGGACTTGGCTACAAGTTCGAGCCGTAA
- a CDS encoding ATP-binding protein, whose translation MLVGVIAGLIGLSFGIFGVLAFRVSEKQRKLVDVDFDEPALPAGAAEVLAVVGRAFVVVDAIDGVVRASPGAYAYGLVRGHTVVHKQLLDMTAGVRRDGVILEKQLELPRGPLGQGTIIVQVRAAMLGEEYILLLADDRTEITRTEEIRNDFVANVSHELKTPVGAISLLAEALESSADDEEAVRRFAKRMHKESARLAALVQDIIELSRLQGANVAQQGHPVDINTVITEAVDRSQLPAESKNIEIVIGGRVDAMVYGDQDLLVTALRNLIDNAIRYSPENTRVGIGVRAKEGLIAVSVTDQGGGLTPEDQERVFERFYRVDAARSRHTGGTGLGLSIVKHVISNHGGEVTLWSQPGQGSTFTLRLPEMEGQEENDEPAPRSTSGRPKAIQRHDAAGVHEQGASA comes from the coding sequence ATGCTCGTTGGTGTCATCGCCGGCCTGATCGGCCTGTCGTTCGGCATCTTTGGCGTGCTCGCATTCAGGGTCAGCGAAAAGCAGCGGAAGCTGGTGGACGTCGATTTCGATGAACCCGCTCTGCCTGCCGGCGCCGCTGAGGTGCTTGCCGTCGTAGGACGGGCGTTTGTTGTGGTGGACGCGATCGACGGCGTGGTGCGTGCCAGCCCGGGCGCCTATGCCTACGGCCTGGTCCGCGGCCACACCGTGGTCCACAAACAGCTTCTGGACATGACGGCAGGGGTCCGGCGGGACGGCGTCATCCTCGAGAAGCAGCTGGAACTCCCGCGCGGTCCCCTGGGCCAGGGAACCATCATTGTCCAGGTCCGGGCAGCCATGCTTGGCGAGGAATACATCCTGCTCCTGGCTGATGACCGCACCGAGATCACCCGCACCGAGGAGATCCGGAACGACTTTGTGGCCAACGTGTCCCACGAACTCAAAACCCCTGTGGGAGCCATCTCGCTCCTTGCGGAGGCGCTGGAATCGTCGGCAGACGATGAAGAAGCCGTGCGCCGGTTTGCCAAGCGTATGCACAAGGAATCAGCCCGCCTGGCCGCGCTGGTGCAGGACATCATTGAACTGTCCCGTCTGCAGGGGGCAAATGTCGCACAGCAGGGCCACCCCGTCGACATCAACACCGTGATCACAGAGGCGGTGGATCGTTCGCAGCTGCCGGCCGAGAGCAAAAACATCGAGATCGTCATCGGCGGCCGGGTGGATGCGATGGTCTACGGCGACCAGGACCTGCTGGTCACGGCCCTGCGGAACCTGATTGACAACGCCATCCGGTATTCGCCGGAGAACACCCGGGTGGGTATCGGTGTCCGCGCCAAAGAGGGCCTCATTGCCGTGTCGGTGACGGACCAGGGCGGCGGGCTCACCCCGGAGGACCAGGAACGGGTCTTCGAACGCTTTTACCGGGTGGACGCAGCGAGGTCGCGCCACACAGGCGGAACCGGGCTGGGCCTGAGCATCGTCAAGCACGTCATTTCCAACCACGGCGGCGAAGTGACCCTCTGGTCACAGCCGGGGCAGGGATCAACATTTACACTGCGGCTTCCGGAGATGGAAGGGCAGGAGGAGAACGACGAACCAGCGCCCCGCTCTACCTCCGGGCGGCCAAAAGCCATTCAACGACACGACGCCGCCGGCGTCCACGAACAAGGAGCTAGCGCTTGA
- the phoU gene encoding phosphate signaling complex protein PhoU yields the protein MRKVFQEELTQVGDQLIEISRLVSEAIDKATTSFQVADVDLAQDVIAADARIDFVQNSLDERAIDILALQGPVASDLRMIVGSLRMSASLERMGDLARHIAQLARLRYPSTVIPASQTETFRKFAELDLLIATKLTELLETRDLEVAREILKANIAVNDLHLSVFKAIASPEWAESPATTVDVALASRYFERFADHGVSVARKVTYLVTGEWQPQSLGEG from the coding sequence GTGCGTAAGGTTTTTCAGGAGGAGCTCACCCAGGTGGGTGACCAGCTCATCGAAATTTCAAGACTCGTCAGCGAAGCTATCGACAAGGCCACAACATCCTTCCAGGTTGCGGACGTTGACCTCGCACAGGATGTCATCGCGGCGGACGCCCGGATCGACTTCGTCCAGAACAGCCTCGACGAGCGCGCCATCGACATCCTGGCCCTCCAGGGACCTGTGGCCAGCGACCTCCGGATGATCGTTGGCTCCCTCCGGATGAGCGCCTCGCTGGAACGCATGGGGGATCTGGCCCGCCACATCGCCCAGCTGGCCCGGCTGCGCTACCCGTCCACCGTGATCCCGGCATCCCAGACCGAGACCTTCAGGAAGTTCGCCGAGCTGGATCTGCTGATCGCCACCAAGCTCACAGAACTGCTTGAGACCCGCGACCTGGAAGTGGCCCGCGAAATTCTCAAAGCGAACATTGCCGTTAACGATCTCCACCTGAGCGTCTTCAAAGCCATCGCGTCGCCCGAATGGGCAGAGTCTCCGGCGACGACTGTGGACGTGGCGCTCGCCAGCCGCTACTTCGAGCGGTTCGCGGACCACGGCGTTTCCGTCGCCCGCAAGGTCACCTATCTGGTCACCGGCGAATGGCAGCCGCAGAGCCTCGGCGAAGGATAA